From Bacteroidales bacterium, one genomic window encodes:
- a CDS encoding four helix bundle protein, which translates to MELEKLEVYQISMALSERIWEIVKPWSFFEKDTIGKQLVRAADSVSANISEGYGRFHFNDSKNFLFFARGSLYETKTWLKKARTRKLINQEDYNDLEQQSIRLAIKLNNFIKVIGKKGGTSI; encoded by the coding sequence ATGGAACTTGAAAAACTTGAGGTTTATCAAATCTCAATGGCTTTATCCGAGAGAATCTGGGAAATAGTGAAACCATGGTCATTTTTTGAAAAGGATACCATTGGAAAACAATTGGTAAGGGCTGCGGATTCTGTATCTGCCAATATCAGCGAGGGTTATGGCAGATTTCATTTTAATGATTCAAAGAATTTCCTGTTTTTTGCACGTGGCTCTCTATATGAAACAAAGACCTGGCTGAAAAAAGCCAGAACAAGGAAACTGATAAATCAGGAAGATTATAACGATTTAGAACAGCAAAGCATCAGGCTTGCAATTAAACTGAATAATTTCATTAAGGTGATAGGTAAAAAAGGAGGTACAAGTATTTAA